From Plutella xylostella chromosome 23, ilPluXylo3.1, whole genome shotgun sequence:
ACAATCGCCTTCCAAAACACCGCCATGGATTGGGTCAGGGACCATCGTCTCCATCACAAATACAGCGACACAGATGCGGACCCTCACAACGCAACTAGGGGATTCTTCTACTCTCATGTCGGATGGCTGCTGGTGAAGAAACACCCAGAAGTCAGGAGACGCGGCAAGCTCATTGACATGTCAGATATAAGGAACAACCCTGTGCTCGACTTTCAGAAGAGGTGAGCCTGCAGTCATTGCTTCAGCTAATAACACTCTTGTAAGTACAtaggtggtctgaaaagtttccgacctcaacGAGAAGATGGCAGAACACATCAAttaaagtcagggaatgtaaCTGTGCATCTTTTCACAGCAACACTTCAaagtttcagccatttttgacgcgtggtttttattttacagtcgtTTGAGTGAGTCGATGTGAGCCTTTctgtgaaaatttaaaaaatcgagtatcgagctgtcttaaaatattggtttttgaAACGGAATACCCCTACGCAAATCAAAGATGAGTTAGATTTTGTGTACGGGGACTCTTCACCGTCATTTACCACTGTAAAATTTTGGGCAGCCGAATTTAAACGTGGCCGTAAGAGCTTCGGAGATGATGAACGTTCGGGACGTCCAAAAACTGTAACTACTGTCGATAACATCGCTAAAGTTCTCCAAATGGTGTTAGACGACCGCCGAATTAAAGTGAGAGACATAGCagaggcaatgaaaatgtccaGAGAACGTGTTTGTCacatattaaatcaagatttaggcATGAGAAGGCTGTCCGCGCGTTGGCTGCCGCGTTTGCTAACGTCAGACCAACGACGTGTTCGAATGAACATTTCCAATGCTCTGTTTGCGCAGTTTAGGCGCAATAAATCCGTGTTTTGGCGCCGCCTAATTACTGTTTGACAGGCTATTTAGAagaataaacataaattttaagaaaaaaaatcttgtatctacgttaggtcggaaactttttaGACCACCCACGTATATACTCTTCTAACCTTCTCACCTAATCTCTTGTCTTGTTTTCAGATACGCTATTCCTCTGGTACTGACACTGACATTCATCCTGCCAGCATTCATCCCGTGGTACTTCTGGGGAGAGACCCTCAACTCGTCGTGGCATGTTGCCACCATGTTCAGATACGTGACCGGTCTCAACCTCACGTTCCTGGTCAACAGCGCCGCCCATTTCTTCGGCTACAAGCCGTATGACAAAAGCATAATGCCGGCACAAAACAAGTTCGTTGCTTTTGCAGCGTTGGGAGAAGGCTGGCACAACTACCACCACATCTTCCCGTGGGACTACCGGACGGCTGAACTTGGGAATAACTCGCTTAATTTGACGACACATTTCATAGATTTCTTCGCGAAGATCGGGTGGGCTTACGACCTGAAGGCGGCGCCTGAAGATATGATCAAGACGCGAGCGGCGAGGACGGGCGACGgctcccactgctggggctggGGCGACAAGGACCAGGACAAGGAAGAAAGAGAACAAGCGATCATCAAGCATCCGAGCGCAGAGAAGGATTTGTGAGGAGCCCAATGAAATACGACATGAGaatgattttatttgtttcgGATGTTACGAATTTAGTGCAACAAttgataagtattttttgaatCCTGAGGGTGATGTTAAATAACAGCTATCTGTTGCCTAATCAATAAGTATcacatgaaaataaaaatatatataaagtgTACctctataaattatttttgttaaaggACGTAGAGTATTagaacaataaatatttatttaaaacatttctaTTCCCTATTACATATGCGGCATAAGTTTGGAGCGCTTCTGTACTAACCACAACTTGATCTCGTACCATTATAACACTGCTATGACGTATAAAACGTTTGCAGATCGTAAAACCTGCACACGGAAAGACACTGGCCTTCAGAAGGGCTACTAGAcctcttgtttgatatgcagTCGGTAGGTACTGAAGAAGCGATTCCAAACTACTTATTTCTTAAAACGAGATTGTATTTAGTACAATCACACTTCACACTCGTCTCTCCACTCACAGCCAGCACACCACTCCATATCATCCCATATCCAACGACCTTGGTTCCTCACGTGCATAAATGTGAACGTCGTCGGTCACTTCGGGCAAAACAACCCGGCGTCTACCACgcacttttataaaaatatctgctgtttgtgcatttgtgtCTATAAATAAGTGAGTAGGTAAAACCTGTAAGCTTTTGAGTGCCTAAGACTGTAAGtaacttttaatttgtaaataaaacgtcaggccgctggaccgacgacgacgaccttagacaggtagccggtagtggctggatgatgAAAGCCGAGGGCAAAGTTTTGTGGAGCTCCACTGCTAAGTCTCCAACACTGCTCCCGTCCAGCCGGGGTGCTGGGTCCTCGTGATTGGCGCGGTGACTGCTGGAAGGCAGCCCGTCACTTATTTTTCTTCGTCAGTTGTGAACCAATCCAAAAGTACTTCGATCAAGTCAAACCTTTGTGAGTGGTTAGTCTCTGTCAAGAGCTCGATATCGAATGAATCCACTATCTTTCTAAAGGATCTGCAGTTGCTGTTGCTGTATTGCATCGTGAGACGCTTTGACTCAGTGGGAATCTTCTCTCCTGGTGAATTCCATGTCAAATCCGAGTCTCTCTTTATAGTCGTCACGCCGCGCCGACCACTTGGCAAAAgttgtaattttaatataaatatataggtTTTCGGCGTTGCAACCTCATGAACCAATGTACATATAGTGTAGGTAGTAAGCGGAAAAGTGTAATTCAGCTAATTATATAGAACATATTTTGGAACTTCCTGAAGAAAATCTACTCCCTATAAAATTTATCTGCGATTATATTTCTCCCTTCTGTTCGGAGTCGGTCTGCTGCGGGGTGGCAGGTTCACACTAGATTgagcaggtttcctcacgatattttcGTTTGACGTAAGAGCACGTAAtattaattgtatttaaattccttatttgaaaataacTGGAAGGTCAAGcgtgtttttaaatatgagtCAGGGGGCCGACGAGTAAACTTGTGTGATACAGTGTGATTTCGGCCACTATGATTATTTTTCAATTGGTGGCCCTTATATTTTAAAGTTCATTAACTTTtgcatgaataaataaatttaaataaatgtataatgaGATAGATCGTTGACATGTGTATCTTGCCCGTCCTAATAACCTACAGCGCTGAGACATGGTGTGGTCACTCACCGAACATCATATTTAATGACCAGCAGAGTTTTAGTGTTAGTCACAAACACAAGAGCTAGACTAGGATTTGTCACCGTGCTAGTGAGAGGATGATGGCTAAGTCACATCAAGATTGGTCAGTTGTTAGTTGCTGCACCGGACGTACCTAAGTACGTAGTACTAATTTTGTGCAGAGCCTCTTTTATACGTGAAAATTTATTGAGTTTTTAACGTAATGGTACGCTCCCAAAGTCGTGTAGCCAATGTTGGTGTTGAGACTACGTCTGGAGCATGCACCTTGCACCCAGGCCGCCGGCCGGTGGGCCAAGGAAGGCAGGAAGGCCTTAAATGAAGGAAAGGGACTTAGGCACTAGTGTCACTGTGTCTAAAACCTACACTCTAAGACCTTAAAATGATCTCTTGACTCTACGATCTAAACTCTAGGACCTAGACTCTAGAACTCAGAGTCTAGGTCTTACAAATCTGTACATGTCTGACTGTACTGCATTGGATTGGTGGGAGAAGGATTAATGAAAAGATTtctagtaataattattttgttaaaagtgGACATTGGCCTTAGTGGTGTCGAGATTTTTACGagcttacataattataatgcctACTACAGACTATTATACTTCGCATTTCGTCCTCAAgattagtattatttatttatatacacatGTAGTAACGCATAGTTACAACCACTCTGCACTGTATTTTTGAgggtactttaatattttgaaattttcataCTACCCACCTTATCCATTACTCACCTCAGCGGCGTCAACTCCCAGTCCTATCATACGCAGTTCAGTGCTCGACCACTCCACTTGTGTTCTCccactgaaataaattaaataaaaatgtccaAAAGGAAGCAGACTGTTAGTCTAGAAGACGATCTTGGTCGTCTTTATAAGAAGATGAAAAAATTAGAGAAGAAAATACGTTCCTGCAAAGAAAATGTAGAAGGTATGTACAagtgatttatatttttaaagtgcAATAGTGATTCATAAGagctatgaaataaaataaaataaatgcaatCGAGATAGTCGCTGGGGCTATTTCACCGCATTCTGTTTTCGTTTGCGCGTAACCCGCTGGGGGTTTCGCCTACCTGATTTTTTTAGTTAACGCCCGTTAACTAAAACTTTTCTGCGCCTACCTTTACTGATTAGGCAATcattaaaaagacacatacgGAGCAGTGTTTACTGCATGGAAAAGCCGTCACGACATATGTCTGATACCTATTTGTGTTGTGGCTCTTTATAGAACCGCCAGAGCCGGATCCAGGCGAGGGCACGTCCGACGCAGCGCCAGGCGGCGCGGACCTCGACATGCCGGAGCTGTGGCTGGCCACGCCGGAGCACGACGCGCCGGACGCCTACCCCGCCCCCACCCCCGCGCCCGGCCCCGCCGCGGCCATGGTCCACGACATGCTGCAGCAGGACCCGCCTGGTGAGATCTATGCCACTAATCAACAACAGCTGTTGGACGCAGGCGCCCCTGTAGAACAGTCTTTAGAAGAACTGATTAGCAGTCTACCCGCTCCGCCCCTCGCGGGTGAAGATAATATGCCCGGCACCGTCGACCCTGTCGACCTAGACGACGAAGTACTCAAAATTCTTGGTGAAGACCCTTCATCAACTACTAAGTACGGCCCTGAAATAAGAAAAGAATTAGCTTCTAGATTGCAACATATAGCTACCGAAGGATTAAGTAAGGAATCTCGTACAGAGTTAATTAGAAAATACCCTTTGCCTTCAAACTGCCTCAGTGTGGGTGCACCTTCGTTGAACCCGGAGTTAAAACTTAATTTGCAAGAAAATTCCATTAAACGAGATAAGGGAATTGAATCCAAACAGTCTCAAATGGCTAGCGCCATATCTTGTCTAACTGAGGTTATTTCATTGCATCTTAACTCAAAAGAACGAAATAATACAATTCTACAGAAACTTATGGATGCCGCACGCATTCTCTGCGACATGCAACATGGAGACTCTGTAACCAGACGAAACTCTATTGTGTTTGGAGTAAGAAATGACATGCAGGAGCCCTTAAGACGGACTAAGATCGATACTTTCTTATTCGGGGAGAATCTCCCAGAAACATTAAGATCGGCGAAAGCCGTGAATAAATCCAGCGCGGAGCTGAAAGTTCCAGAAAGCAGCAAGAATTCGGCTAGCAAAACAAAATTTGTAGCAAATCATAATTTAAACCGCAAGGCTGCTCCCGCGCGCAGGCCAGCAGGAGCGGCGAcggcgcccccgccgcgcTACCGGAGAGAGCCTGCCCCCCGCGCGCAGCGACCCCCCCCGGCCCCGCCCGCGCCTGCATACAGGACGTCGTGGAGTcagccgccaccgccgccgccgccgcgccggcgaTACTAGATCCAGTTAAGTACGCCGGTCGCCTTACctactttattgaacaatGGTCACGGATAACACATGATCATAAAATATTGTCATGGATAGAAGGCTATGTTATAGAATTTTCCACGCCGGCCATTCAAAGCTCACCACCGACTACGCCGGTTTACACAATGTCAGAAATTGCAGAATTTAAAGAAGAAATTAATAATCTTCTAAAGATTGGTGCAATTTCGGAGTGTCAGCCATGTAGTGAGCAATTTCTGTCATCGATTTTTTTGATACCTAAATCAAACGGCAAAAAACGATTCATTTTAAATCttaaaaacttaaacaaatttatattaaCAAGTCATTTTAAACTAGAAGATTTACGTACAGCAGTAAAATTAGTCACTTATAATTGTCATATGGCTACAATCGATCTTCAGgacgcatattttttattaaaaattcatGAAAGTTCTCGTAAATTTTTACGCTTTACATTCGAAGAAAAACTTTACGAATTTAATGTCTTACCGTTTGGGTTAAATACTGCGCCATACGTGTTCACTAAAATCATGAAACCCGTCACTAAGTTGCTGCGCTCTGCCGGATTCTTATCAACCCTTTATTTGGACGACTGGTGTCTATTCGGCCAAAACAATGAACAATGCCtgttaaatgttaaaataacaaagGAATTACTGACTTCTCTCGGCTTCATTATCAATGAAAAGAAGAGTGTTTTTACACCTTCTACTTCTTGTAAGTTTTTGGGAATGATTATTGACTCCAATAAACTACACATTGCTCTGCCCGCTGAGAAGAGGCTTCGCATTAAATCAGAGTTAgaaaatttcattaaactaAAACGCTGTAAAATTAGGAAATTTGCACAGCTCGTAGGTTTGCTCGTATCAGCCTGTCCGGCCGTTGAATATGGGTGGCTGTACACTAAGGAGATGGAGCGATGCAAATATCTCAATCTAAAACACAGTAATGACGATTACGATTCTTTCATGACCATTCCCGAGTCCCTCCTTCCCGATGCACTCTGGTGGTTGCGTTCTATCGACAGTGCCACTCATCGTATCAGACACGACGAGTATCACACCGAGATATACTCCGATGCCTCAACTACGGGGTGGGGCGCGGCTTGTAACGGGGAAACTGCTAGCGGGCAATGGTCAAGTAGCGAACGCCTGTACCACATAAATTATCTCGAACTCTTAGCCGCGTTCATTTCCTTGAAAGTTTTTGCTAAACATCTCCACAACTGCCAAATACTCTTGAGATTGGACAATGCAACAGCAATTTCTTACGTCAATAGAATGGGAGGAATCCAATTTCCTCACCTAACCTATatatcaaaacaaatatggcagTGGTGTGAATGTCGCAAACTTTTTGTGTTTGCATCTTACATTAGATCCAAAGATAATTCAATCGCCGACGCTGAGTCTCGTAAGGTCCACCCAGATATAGAGTGGGAATTAGCTGATCACGCCTTTCAATACATTATTAGTAGGTTTGGAAAACCCGAAATAGACTTATTCGCAAGTCGCATTTAATAAGAAGTGTGATAATTACATTTCATGGGAACGTGATCCAGACGCACTTACTGTAAATGCATTTACGGTACCGTGgtcaaaattttttttttacgcgTTTCCTCCATTCtcaattatattaaaaacattGAGAAAGATTGTTTCTGACAAAGCCACGGGCATAGTTATTATTCCCATGTGGCCATCACAGCCCTGGTACCCACTTTTCTTGTCTCTTGTTATTTCCGAAACAATAACATTCACGCCTAACGACAATGCTCTAATATCTCATTCCAGCAGTCCGGAGCGCCAGATACACGCGTCCCTTACCCTGGCGGCCGCAGTGTTGTCCGCGAGGCGCTCTCCAGACGCGGCACGCCACCAGGCTCGCTAGACATACTTATAGCTTCTCTTTCGGATAACTCCATGAAACAGTATGACGTCTGTTTAAAGAAATGGTGGTCATTTTGTCAAAACCAAAACATCGATGTTTATTCAGCGTCCACACCAACAGTAATTTCATTTCTCACTATGTTATACAATAATGGCTCACAATACGGCACGCTAAATACGTGCAGATCAGCCCTTTCATTAATTTTAGACCACGATATAACATCGGATAGTAGATTACAGAGATTTCTAAAAGGTGTTTTCCGTTTACGGCCACCTTTACCCAAGTATAATTCTACTTGGGATACCAACTGTGTTCTAGATCACCTAGACACTTGGTACCCTAACGAAAATATTTCGTTTGATCAGCTATCTAGAAAGACCTTAACGTTGTTAGCTCTTACTACTGCTCATAGGATGCAGACCCTATCTaaaattaatgttaaaaatgTCGAGTGTCAATCAAACACCATTGCTATTAAAAttccagattttattaaaactacaAGACCCGGCTCTAAACAACCAATTATCTACTTACCGTTCTCCAGAGACAAACCTTCTATATGCCCTGCACAGACTTTGATTGCTTATTTGGATAGAACAAAAGAATTACGTAAGTCTGACTACTTATTTATCGGCCTAAAGAAACCACATAAAGCAGTGTGTACACAGAGCCTAAGCCGGTGGATAAAGCGCACGCTGAGCGAGTGCGGGATCGACGCGCGCGTGTTCTCCGCGCACAGCACGCGGCACGCGGCCGCGTCGCGCGCGCGCTCGCTCGGCGTCAGCGTGGACGCCATACGCAGGACCGCGGGCTGGAGTGGAAACTGTCAGGATTTTGTCTATGTCACTTCCTTGTCTACTGGTAACAAACAACATGGCTGTACATATTAATTTCCGCATATTACAATAAAAGTTAATTATGCCTAATTGTGAGTGTTTCTACTAATCCTCTACAAATATCCACTGCGCCTTCATATATAAATAACAGGTTATGGGCGATATGGCGCAAAGTTACCCAAAGTTGGAAGCTTCAAGCTTCGATAATTGGCTCTTCAGAGTCAAATGCTTGTTAgacgaaaaacaaataaaatatgttttagaaAGCAAAACCACCGAAAAGAGCCGGTAAGCAAAAATGTATGCGGTCCATGTATGGAAGGAAAAGGAAAGAGGAAACCATTCCAAAGGATATTGAAACCAAGGTCGCACAATATAGGCGAATTGATACATACGGACATAGCAGGGCCAGTAAATATCGAAGGATTCAACGGAGAGCGATATTACCAAACTATAATAGATGACTACTCACACTTTTGCGAAGTGAGacttttaaaaatgaaaagtGAAGCAACAGACAATATAATACACTACATAAATAGATTGGAAAATGAAAAAGGAATTAGAGTAAAAAAGATAAGATGTGACAATGGAGGAGAAtttaaaaacagaaaaatTGAGTCACTTTGTCAGGAACGCGGCATAATTATACAGTATACTATACCATACTCACCACAAAGCAATGGAGTTGCCGAACGCATGAATCAGACGTTATACAACAAAGCCAGAACACAACTGAATGAGGCTAATCTGCCAAAACATCTATGGGGAGAAGCAATATTATGCTCAGCATATCAGCTAAATCGATGTCCGTCATCTGCCATTAATTTTGAGACACCAGAATGCATTATGAGAGGAAAAACAGACCTTTCAAGGCTCAAAACTTTCGGAAGCAAAGCATGGGCTGTGATTTTACCAAGACAAAGTAAATTCGAGGGCAGAGCGAAAGAAGGAAGAATGGTAGGATACGCACCAACTGGATACAGGCTGTGGGATCCAGAGACTAACAAAATAATCATCAGTCGAGATGTAAGATTTGATGAATCAGACATCATATATCAAGAAAAGAAACAGGACAATAATGTAAGATACTACCAAGAAGAAGAACATTGACAAGAAAATGAACAAGATGAGAATGTACAAAGAGAAGCTGAAGTGCAAGTTCATGAAGAGAGACATCAAGAACTAAGTAGAGAACAAAGAACTAGAAagctacctacatatttaaagGATTACGAATTGGAAGAAGACGTTAtagagcagaagtgtagtgactttgttcttcaagaaaggcaacaaagccctattgaagaattatagacccattgcacttctgagccatgtgtacaagctgttttcgagagttattacgaatcgtctcgagcaaagactcgacgacttccagccacccgaacaagccgggttccgaaaaggctatagtaccatagatcatatacacacgcttcggcaggttatacagaagaccgaggagtataatctacctttatgtctagcgtttgtggactatgagaaagcttttgattctattgagctctgggcgatgcttcaatcccttcagcggtgccatatagactatcgctatatcgaggtgttgagatgtatgtacaatgctgccacaatgtcagttcgattacacgaacatagcacaaaaccgatccagttgcaaaggggcgtgagacagggagatgttatttctccgaaactgttcacctgtgcactggaagatgtttttaagcttgtagagtggaaaagactgggcattaacgtcaatggcgaatatatctctcatctacgatttgctgatgacatagttattatggcggaaacgctggaggagttgtgcgaaatgctcacagacctcaatgatgcctctaaacaagttgggctgaaaatgaacatggacaagacaaaggtcatgtcgaacgaacatgtttcatcatcgcccgtaactgtaggaggtgtcaccatcgaagttgtcgatcagtatccctacctaggacaagtgatccgattaggtaaatccaacttcgataaagaggtagctcgtagaatccaactcggatgggcagcgttcgggaaattacgacacatgtTCAccgaaaacatacctcagtgtctgaaaacaaaagttttcaatcagtgcgtgttgccagtgatgacttacggagccgagacgtggtgcttcaccaaagggcttatccacaagctcagagttgctcagcgtgctatggaaagggctatgttaggcgtgtccctgcgagataggattcgcaatgaagaaatccgcaggagaactaaagttaccgacatagccaaaaggattagcacgctgaagtggcaatgggctggccacgtagcccgcagagccgacgaccgctggagtagaaaggttctggagtggagaccccgtgtcggcaaacggcgtgtcggtcgccccccaacccgttggtctgatgatctgcggaaggtagcgggaagccgctggatgcagatggcgggtgaccgtttggggtggcgatcgttaggagaggcctatgtccaacagtggactacagaaggctgagagagagagagagttatAGAACAAGAAGCAAACATAGCATTCTGTCTACACATAGAACCTCAAACATATGATGAAGCTATAAAAGAAGGAGAAGGATGGAAAGAAGCCATTGATAATGAGTTAAAGTCACACGAACAACTAAATACTTGGACAGAAACAGAACTACCAAATAAGAAAAGAGCTATAGACACCAAATGGGTTTTTAGAACAAAGCAAGATGGAAAAAAGAAAGCACGACTAGTAGCAAAAGGTTTTCAAACAGATAACAAGTACAATGTTTACTCACCAGTGGCAAGAATGTCAACTATAAGAATGATGCTAAGCTATGCACTACAGGAAGATCATCAGCTAAGACAATTCGATGTACCAACTGCATTTCTTAATGGCGAATTAAAAGAAGAAGTATATATAAAACCACCAGATGGAGTACAAGTCGGCCAAGGAAAGGTACTGAAGCTAAACAAAGCTTTATATGGTCTGCGAGAAGCACCAAAATGCTGGAATGACAGATTCCACGAGTTCATAATTAAGCAAGGTTTTGAACAATCAAAGCATGATTTTTGCCTATACACGAAAAAAGATGAATGGTTACTGATCTGGGTGGATGACATCATAACTATGGGAAACTGTATGgatactataaataaattaaaagaagAATTCAATGTAAGAGACCTGGGAGAAGTTAAAGAGTATATAGGCATGGAAATACATAGAGAGaagaatatattaaaaataaaacaagaaaagatgattaataaaataatagaaaaattCGGAATGGAATCGTGCAAAGGTGTAAATACGCCGATAGAGGCTACAAAATCTAAGaacaatgaagaagaagagaTAATCACAAATGTACCATATAGAGAACTAATCGGATGTTTAACATACATCTCTACAACATCTAGACCAGATATAACTTATGCAACTTCATATCTTAGCAGGTACTTAGATAAACCAACGAAAGAAAGATGGATTGCGGCTAAGAGAGTACTAAGATATCTAAAACAAACTGCAAGTAAATGCTTAACCTATATTAAGAATAAAGATTCGCAGAAGAGATTATTAGCTTACAGTGACGCGGATTGGGCAAGCGACAGTCAAGATAGGAAAAGCGTAAGTGGCTGCGCTATATTTTACTGCGACAATTTAATTTCATGGTTTTCGAAGAAACAATGCACTGTCTCATTATCATCTGCAGAGGCAGAATATGTGGCTGCTGCAATGGTAACGTCGGAgctaatatatttaaaaggtATATCAGCTAACTTCAATATGGATATTGAAGCATACTTACTTGTTGATAATCAAAGTGCGATTAGAATGATTGAATGCAACGAAAATAGTAAGCGCACCAAACATATCGATATTAAGTTTCATTTTGTTAAAGATGcggtatgtaggtaataagaATATTGTTGTATCGTATGTGTCTACGCAACAAAATGTAGCCGATATATTTACTAAACCGCTGAATACTGTAAAACACAATTACTTTGTAATGAGACtctttattatataaaatacgaAGTAAGTTTGTAAAGTTAAGAATGTCATAGTATAAGTTGTTTTAATGTTTGAACGCATAGGAAGAAAAgaagtgttataagtttatttcatTGCAATATTTAATTAGAAATTTAATATTGAGAGGGGGTGTCAGGATTTTGTCTATGTCACTTCCTTGTCTACTGGTAACAAACAACATGgctgtacatattattttccGCATATTACAATAAAAGTTAATTATGCCTAATTGTGAGTGTTTCTACTAATCCTCTACAAATATCCACTGCGCCTTCATATATAAATAACAGAAACTCCAATACTTTTGCAAGGTTCTATAATGGAACCATTCTTGCAAATTATGATTTATCACTAGCCCAGGCTATAATTAacgatttttaattaagtacttataaaaattataataagtagatcattgtaatatgtataatagaTCATGTATCATGA
This genomic window contains:
- the LOC105395893 gene encoding acyl-CoA Delta(11) desaturase: MPPNSATDLHPNGAPEKTAPDEIVDKNDVFEKLVAPQAGPRKFEVVYFNLLTFGFAHLSWAYGVYLIFTAAKWQTTVFALAYGIAGGLGITAGAHRLWAHRTYKAKMPLQIILMILNTIAFQNTAMDWVRDHRLHHKYSDTDADPHNATRGFFYSHVGWLLVKKHPEVRRRGKLIDMSDIRNNPVLDFQKRYAIPLVLTLTFILPAFIPWYFWGETLNSSWHVATMFRYVTGLNLTFLVNSAAHFFGYKPYDKSIMPAQNKFVAFAALGEGWHNYHHIFPWDYRTAELGNNSLNLTTHFIDFFAKIGWAYDLKAAPEDMIKTRAARTGDGSHCWGWGDKDQDKEEREQAIIKHPSAEKDL